Proteins from a single region of Phormidium ambiguum IAM M-71:
- a CDS encoding DUF3067 family protein, with the protein MTGANLRQLLLNKWGRSYDIQLRRTQGKIFVQIMWKYLEQASFPLTEAEYMARLDTVVSYLLAWGATLQVQDFIEQTRDRPRLGKAVSIPIDLGELSSEWLIEDI; encoded by the coding sequence ATGACCGGAGCAAATTTACGTCAACTATTGCTGAATAAGTGGGGACGCTCTTACGATATACAATTAAGGCGGACTCAAGGCAAAATTTTTGTCCAAATAATGTGGAAGTATTTAGAGCAAGCTTCCTTTCCCCTAACGGAAGCAGAATATATGGCACGTCTAGATACGGTTGTCAGCTATTTGCTAGCCTGGGGTGCCACCTTACAAGTACAAGATTTTATTGAACAAACACGCGATCGGCCCCGTTTGGGTAAAGCGGTCAGTATTCCGATAGATTTAGGCGAACTTTCTTCAGAGTGGTTGATTGAGGATATCTAA
- the petC gene encoding cytochrome b6-f complex iron-sulfur subunit: MAQISGSADVPDMGRRQFMNLLTFGTITGTALGALYPVVKYFIPPSKGGAGGGVIAKDALGNPISASEFLNTHNARERTLAQGLKGDPTYIVVTEDKQIADYGINAICTHLGCVVPWNIAENKFKCPCHGSQYDSTGKVVRGPAPRSLALVHATVEDDKVSFTPWTETDFRTGEEPWWA, from the coding sequence ATGGCTCAAATTTCGGGATCTGCTGACGTGCCTGATATGGGTCGTCGTCAGTTTATGAATCTTCTAACTTTCGGCACTATTACAGGAACAGCTTTGGGGGCACTGTATCCAGTTGTTAAATACTTTATTCCCCCATCCAAAGGCGGTGCTGGTGGTGGCGTAATTGCTAAAGATGCTTTAGGCAATCCGATCTCCGCTAGCGAGTTCCTGAATACTCACAATGCACGCGAACGCACTTTAGCCCAAGGACTCAAAGGCGATCCAACATACATTGTAGTGACAGAAGACAAGCAAATCGCAGATTACGGCATCAACGCCATCTGCACCCACCTGGGCTGCGTCGTTCCTTGGAACATCGCAGAAAATAAGTTTAAATGTCCCTGTCATGGTTCCCAGTATGACAGCACTGGTAAGGTGGTTAGAGGCCCCGCACCTCGTTCTTTAGCATTGGTTCATGCCACTGTTGAAGATGACAAAGTTAGCTTTACACCTTGGACAGAAACCGATTTCCGCACTGGTGAAGAACCTTGGTGGGCATAA
- the petA gene encoding cytochrome f, translating to MKKARLAAIRAIAKTFLVAIATLGLFLTSDLVFPQSAAAYPFWAQQTAPETPREPTGRIVCANCHLAAKPTEVEVPQSVLPNTVFEAVVKVPYDTSAQQVLSDGSKGGLNVGAVLMLPEGFKIAPEDRIPEEMKEKVEGLYYQPYSEDKENVVIIGPLPGDQYQEIVFPVLSPDPNTDKNIHFGKYAVHVGGNRGRGQVYPTGDKSNNNVYNASAAGTIAKITTTEDGGSEVTINTESGQTVVETIPAGPTLIVTEGQIVQAGELLTNNPNVGGFGQVDGEIVLQDPNRIKWLMAFFAAIMLSQTFLVLKKKQIEKVQAAEMNF from the coding sequence ATGAAAAAAGCTCGTTTAGCGGCGATTAGGGCAATCGCCAAAACGTTCTTGGTGGCGATCGCCACTTTAGGACTGTTCCTAACCTCCGATTTGGTATTTCCCCAATCAGCTGCTGCATATCCCTTTTGGGCGCAACAAACTGCACCAGAAACTCCCCGCGAACCTACTGGACGCATCGTTTGTGCTAACTGTCACCTAGCGGCTAAACCCACAGAAGTCGAAGTTCCTCAGTCCGTTCTACCTAACACGGTATTTGAAGCAGTCGTTAAAGTTCCCTATGATACCTCAGCACAACAAGTGCTCAGCGATGGTTCTAAAGGCGGCTTAAACGTCGGCGCTGTATTGATGTTACCTGAAGGCTTCAAAATTGCCCCAGAAGACCGCATTCCTGAAGAAATGAAGGAAAAAGTTGAAGGGCTATACTATCAACCTTACAGCGAAGACAAAGAAAACGTAGTGATTATCGGGCCTTTACCTGGCGATCAATACCAAGAAATCGTCTTCCCAGTCCTCTCTCCCGATCCTAATACCGACAAAAATATTCACTTCGGTAAATATGCCGTTCACGTAGGCGGAAACCGGGGACGCGGACAAGTTTATCCCACTGGTGATAAGAGCAATAATAACGTTTACAATGCTTCTGCTGCTGGTACGATCGCTAAAATTACCACAACAGAAGATGGTGGTTCTGAAGTAACCATTAACACCGAATCCGGTCAAACAGTAGTTGAAACCATTCCTGCTGGCCCAACATTAATTGTTACCGAAGGGCAAATTGTACAAGCAGGCGAACTTTTGACCAATAACCCCAATGTCGGTGGCTTCGGTCAAGTTGACGGAGAAATTGTACTGCAAGATCCTAATCGCATTAAGTGGTTAATGGCTTTCTTCGCTGCAATTATGCTTTCGCAAACTTTCCTCGTTTTGAAGAAGAAACAAATCGAGAAAGTACAAGCCGCAGAAATGAATTTCTAA